In Gemmatimonadota bacterium, the following proteins share a genomic window:
- a CDS encoding sulfatase-like hydrolase/transferase, with amino-acid sequence MVTGSAIPSRPNVILCICDQLRAFEVGCYGNEVVRTPHLDRLATEGVRFETAVSNNPVCMPARSCLLSGQYSRTCMGALGNFAERMADGSTTMPEYPAAGRPHLPAPTLPEMFKTLGYDTALIGKWHIHSAPGTLGFDYSLYPRVHHRHSGQSFVENDGEEFLVEGFSVRFESDQVGGYLRDRENQANPFFLYYSISPPHMPLMDAPETYLDMYDPADIPLRPNVYRDGRLPYNEHWFKVYLWDFLFYEKDLPFTRKLPPGFDLRHLIALYYGMTTWVDDMVGRLMHFLKAYHLAENTIVVFLSDHGDNLGSHHLFNKGRLIEESIRVPLVFHAPGRLNPRVDAATTAQLIDVMPTLLSLCGGSVPAHVQGCDLASVISGENSPLEDEGVFVETSLGQIGLRTPTHTYGIRVDPKNGKVLDDRECFFDLRSDPYQLSNLGDARHDTELAAGIRDRVLEWHEATPWMHNGAYL; translated from the coding sequence ATCGTGACCGGCTCCGCAATCCCTTCCCGTCCGAACGTCATCCTCTGCATCTGCGACCAGCTGCGCGCATTTGAAGTGGGATGCTACGGAAACGAAGTCGTCCGGACGCCCCACCTGGACCGGCTCGCCACAGAAGGCGTGCGATTCGAAACGGCGGTGAGCAACAACCCCGTCTGCATGCCCGCCAGGTCCTGTCTCCTGTCGGGCCAGTACAGCCGGACCTGCATGGGCGCGCTGGGCAACTTCGCGGAGCGGATGGCGGATGGATCCACGACGATGCCCGAGTATCCGGCAGCCGGCCGACCCCACCTGCCTGCTCCGACGCTGCCCGAGATGTTCAAGACCCTCGGATACGATACGGCGCTGATCGGGAAATGGCACATCCACTCCGCGCCCGGAACGCTGGGGTTCGACTACAGCCTGTACCCTCGCGTCCACCACCGGCACAGCGGTCAGTCCTTCGTGGAGAACGACGGTGAGGAGTTCCTGGTGGAAGGATTCAGCGTCCGCTTCGAATCGGACCAGGTCGGGGGCTACCTGAGAGACCGCGAAAACCAGGCGAATCCCTTTTTCCTCTACTACAGCATTTCTCCACCCCACATGCCTCTCATGGACGCGCCCGAAACGTACCTGGATATGTACGACCCCGCCGATATCCCCCTGCGGCCCAACGTCTACCGGGACGGCCGGCTGCCATACAACGAACATTGGTTCAAGGTCTACCTGTGGGACTTTCTCTTCTACGAAAAAGACCTGCCGTTCACGCGCAAGCTGCCCCCCGGATTCGATCTGCGGCACCTGATCGCCCTGTATTACGGCATGACGACCTGGGTGGACGACATGGTCGGACGCCTCATGCATTTCCTCAAGGCGTACCACCTCGCGGAAAACACCATCGTCGTTTTCCTCTCCGATCACGGCGACAACCTCGGCAGCCACCACCTGTTCAACAAGGGCCGCCTGATCGAAGAGTCCATCCGCGTCCCGCTGGTCTTTCACGCGCCGGGCCGCCTGAACCCCCGGGTCGATGCGGCCACGACGGCCCAGCTCATCGACGTCATGCCCACCTTGCTCTCCCTCTGCGGCGGTTCCGTACCCGCCCATGTTCAGGGGTGCGATCTCGCGTCGGTGATATCGGGTGAAAACAGTCCGTTGGAAGACGAGGGCGTATTCGTGGAGACTTCCCTGGGACAAATCGGACTGCGCACGCCGACCCACACCTACGGGATCCGTGTCGATCCGAAAAACGGAAAAGTGCTGGATGACCGGGAATGCTTCTTCGATCTGCGGTCTGACCCCTACCAGTTGTCCAACCTGGGGGACGCCCGCCACGACACGGAGCTGGCGGCCGGTATCCGGGACCGGGTGCTCGAATGGCACGAAGCAACACCGTGGATGCACAACGGCGCATACCTGTGA
- a CDS encoding sulfite exporter TauE/SafE family protein, whose translation MEFELWQLFLLAGVGVLSGFLNVMAGGGSLLALPVLIFLGLPGNVANGTNRVAIVAQNASAVTSFFKQGYAELRTMLTLALCAVPGAALGAYLGTQVSGELFNRILGGLMILLLILMSRKQRDAETTEKPKRLLLGHVLMVAVGFYGGFIQAGVGFFLMAVLYRVVGLDLVRVNAFKVFIVGIYTLVALAIFADKGQVLWLLGAALAVGTTAGGWIGAHFTVKRGEGLIRVVLNVVLVVMAIRLLL comes from the coding sequence ATGGAATTCGAACTCTGGCAGCTGTTCCTGCTCGCCGGCGTGGGCGTCCTTTCGGGATTCCTGAACGTCATGGCAGGCGGCGGCTCGCTCCTGGCCCTCCCCGTGCTCATCTTCCTGGGCCTGCCAGGAAACGTGGCCAACGGCACCAACCGCGTGGCCATCGTCGCCCAGAACGCATCGGCCGTCACCAGCTTCTTCAAGCAAGGGTATGCGGAGCTGCGCACCATGCTGACCCTCGCGCTCTGCGCGGTGCCGGGGGCGGCGTTGGGGGCGTACCTGGGGACCCAGGTCAGCGGCGAGCTCTTCAACAGGATCCTCGGCGGCCTGATGATCCTGCTGCTGATCCTCATGAGCAGGAAACAGCGTGACGCGGAGACTACCGAGAAGCCGAAGCGACTCCTCCTGGGGCACGTCCTGATGGTCGCGGTGGGGTTCTACGGCGGGTTCATCCAGGCCGGGGTCGGGTTCTTTCTCATGGCGGTGCTCTATCGGGTCGTCGGCCTCGACCTCGTCCGCGTAAACGCCTTCAAGGTATTCATCGTCGGTATCTACACCCTGGTCGCGCTGGCCATCTTCGCGGACAAAGGACAGGTACTCTGGCTGCTCGGAGCCGCCCTGGCCGTGGGCACGACAGCCGGCGGATGGATCGGCGCGCATTTCACCGTCAAGCGGGGCGAGGGGCTGATCCGCGTGGTCCTGAACGTGGTACTGGTCGTCATGGCGATCCGGCTCCTGCTCTGA
- a CDS encoding aldo/keto reductase, which yields MPIAARQLGTTDAYVTELGFGSAPLGDLFQPVTDAKSRATLRAAWSAGIRYYDTSPWYGYGKSELRLGELLRQKSHGSYVVSTKVGRVFKATRDLKRFDQGFWCGGLPFDHVYDYSYDGIMRSYEDSLIRFGIHRIDLLLIHDLDPFYHNEPQIQAYLHQLFTSGWRALAELKASGDIKGVGAGLNKTGMMLRFLDLMPLDFFIVAMPYTLLDQDALDLELPRCVEDGIGIVIGAVFASGILVTGPTETSTYGYFPATPEIMEKTRRIQAVCERHGVPLAAAALQFPLFHPAVASVIPGAVRPEYVESNLTNYQHPIPADLWAELKSDGLIRDDAPVPG from the coding sequence ATGCCGATTGCCGCGAGACAACTGGGTACCACGGACGCCTATGTGACCGAGCTGGGTTTCGGCAGCGCGCCGCTGGGAGATCTCTTTCAGCCCGTCACGGACGCGAAGTCCCGCGCCACGCTGCGCGCGGCCTGGAGTGCCGGGATCCGCTACTACGACACGTCGCCCTGGTACGGGTACGGCAAGAGCGAATTGAGGCTGGGTGAGCTGCTACGACAGAAAAGCCACGGCTCCTACGTAGTGTCCACCAAGGTCGGCCGCGTTTTCAAGGCGACGCGGGACCTGAAGCGCTTCGATCAGGGTTTCTGGTGCGGCGGGCTGCCCTTCGACCATGTCTACGACTACAGCTACGACGGGATCATGCGATCCTACGAGGACAGCCTGATCCGCTTCGGGATCCACCGCATCGACCTGTTGCTGATCCACGACCTCGACCCCTTCTACCACAACGAGCCGCAGATCCAGGCCTACCTGCACCAGCTGTTCACCAGCGGCTGGCGCGCGCTGGCGGAACTCAAGGCCTCGGGCGACATCAAGGGCGTGGGCGCCGGCCTGAACAAGACCGGGATGATGCTGCGCTTCCTGGACCTGATGCCCCTGGATTTCTTTATCGTCGCCATGCCTTACACGCTCCTGGACCAGGACGCGCTGGACCTGGAACTGCCCCGGTGCGTGGAGGACGGCATCGGCATCGTGATCGGCGCCGTCTTCGCCTCCGGCATCCTGGTCACGGGACCCACGGAGACATCGACCTACGGTTACTTTCCCGCGACGCCCGAAATCATGGAGAAAACCCGTCGCATACAGGCCGTTTGCGAGCGTCACGGCGTGCCCCTCGCCGCGGCCGCCCTCCAGTTCCCGTTGTTCCACCCGGCGGTCGCGTCCGTCATTCCCGGCGCGGTCCGGCCCGAGTACGTCGAATCAAACCTGACTAACTACCAGCATCCCATACCTGCCGACCTCTGGGCAGAGCTCAAGTCGGACGGGCTGATACGCGACGACGCGCCGGTCCCGGGTTAG